A stretch of Bombina bombina isolate aBomBom1 chromosome 2, aBomBom1.pri, whole genome shotgun sequence DNA encodes these proteins:
- the HS3ST1 gene encoding heparan sulfate glucosamine 3-O-sulfotransferase 1: MAAYLLGVCLLLIQPQIVPSRPTANAETPKSSIYTDAENQIKKPSFKNELNAVHLKTTRQYLPHTIIIGVRKGGTRALLEMLSLHSDISAAESEIHFFDWEDQYAKGLQWYIGQMPLSYSHQLTVEKTPAYFTSAKVPERIYNMNSTIRLLLILRDPIERVLSDYTQVYYNHKQKNKTYPPVEDLLLKNGELNTDYKAINRSLYYTFMENWLNYFPIKNIHIVDGDCLIRDPFPEIQKVERFLNLSPKINASNFYFNKTKGFYCLRDSGRDRCLHESKGRAHPQISSLLLKKLQEYFYEPNKKFFELVGKTFNWL, encoded by the coding sequence ATGGCAGCCTATCTACTGGGCGTTTGTTTACTTTTAATACAACCTCAAATAGTGCCTTCCAGACCAACTGCAAATGCAGAGACACCTAAATCATCAATTTATACAGATGccgaaaatcaaattaaaaaacccTCCTTTAAAAATGAGTTGAATGCTGTCCACCTTAAAACAACACGTCAGTATTTACCGCATACTATTATAATTGGAGTTCGTAAAGGTGGAACAAGAGCTCTGCTAGAAATGCTAAGTCTCCATTCTGATATTTCTGCTGCTGAAAGTGAAATTCATTTCTTTGACTGGGAAGATCAGTACGCAAAAGGACTACAGTGGTATATTGGTCAAATGCCATTGTCATATTCTCATCAATTAACTGTAGAGAAAACTCCAGCATATTTTACATCTGCTAAAGTGCCTGAAAGAATCTATAATATGAATAGTACAATCAGACTCTTGCTTATCTTAAGAGATCCTATTGAAAGGGTATTATCTGACTATACCCAAGTTTATTATAATCATAAGcagaaaaataaaacctaccctccGGTGGAAGATCTCCTTCTTAAAAATGGGGAACTGAATACTGACTACAAAGCAATAAACCGAAGTTTATATTATACTTTCATGGAAAACTGGTTAAATTATTTCCCTATTAAAAATATTCACATTGTTGATGGAGATTGTTTGATCAGGGATCCCTTTCCTGAAATACAAAAGGTTGAACGTTTCTTGAACTTATCTCCTAAAATCAATGCATCTAATTTTTACTTCAATAAAACAAAAGGATTTTACTGCTTAAGGGACAGTGGTAGGGACCGTTGCTTACACGAGTCTAAAGGCAGGGCGCATCCACAAATAAGTTCTTTATTACTGAAGAAACTACAGGAATATTTTTATGAGCCAAATAAAAAGTTCTTTGAACTTGTTGGAAAAACATTTAACTGGCTTTAA